CTTAATCCCTCTGCCTTAAATTGATTGATTAGCTGATAAATTTCTTTTTTCGCACCAACATCAACACCACGAGTAGGTTCATCTAAAATCAATACCTTAGGATGTGTCATCAAACCTTTTGCAATAGCAACTTTTTGCTGATTACCACCAGAAAGCTCCCCAATCAATTTGTCCCGATGCGGTGTTTTGATATTAAACATCAAAATAAAATCATCAACTGCCGTTTTCTCTAATTCAGCATTAACTAGCCCAAATTTTGAAAGGAATTGTAATGCCGTCAGCGACATATTCTCTTTGACTGACATACCTAAAATTAACCCATCATTTTTTCGATCTTCCGAAATATAAACAATGCCGTTATGTAATCCTTCTTGAGCGGTACGATTTTCAATTAATTTACCATTTAGATAAATTCTCCCTGCTGTTTTCGGTAATGCCCCATAAATAAGTTTCATCAGCTCTGTTCGTCCAGCACCCATTAACCCTGATATTCCTAAAATTTCACTACTACGCAATTCAAAAGAAGTTTGATGGATACTACTACCGGATAAATTCTCAACCTGCAAACGAATATTACCTTGTGGCACATTTATATACGGATATTGCTCTTCTAATTTTCGCCCAACCATCATTTCAATCAAACTTTCTTCAGAAAGTTCACTTACTGCTTTCTCACCAATAAATTGCCCATCACGCAATACCGTCACATCATCACAAATTTCAAAAATTTCTTTAATACGATGAGAAATATAAACAACGCCACAGCCCTTTTCCTTCAGCCCTCGAATAACAGCAAATAATGATGAGGTTTCAGTTTCCGTTAAAGCATCTGTCGGTTCGTCCATCACAATCACTTTTGATTTAAAACTCAGCGCCTTTGCAATTTCAATCATTTGCAATTCACCGATCGACAGCTCACTCGCCATTGTTTTACTGGAATAAGGAACGCCAAGCTGTTGTAATAAGCGGTCAGATTCTTCAAACATTTTGCGCCAGTCAATTCCTCCCCATTTATGAGTAAACTCACGCCCGAGAAAAATATTTTCAGCAATAGATAAATTACCTAAAATATTTAGCTCTTGATGAATAATACTCAGCCCAGCCTCCTGAGAGGCTTTTGGGTTAGTAAATTTCACTGGTTGACCTAAATATTCGATCGAACCCGCATCGTACTGATAAATTCCCGTCAGAATTTTCATTAACGTGGATTTACCCGCACCATTTTCACCCATCAATGCCATTACTTTACCTACGTAAACATTCAAACAGGCATTTTTTAAAGCTTGTACTCCCGGAAAAGACTTATCTATCCCGTTAATTTTTAGTAGAGCATTCATCACATCACCTAAAATG
This portion of the Vespertiliibacter pulmonis genome encodes:
- the rbsA gene encoding ribose ABC transporter ATP-binding protein RbsA; its protein translation is MNALLKINGIDKSFPGVQALKNACLNVYVGKVMALMGENGAGKSTLMKILTGIYQYDAGSIEYLGQPVKFTNPKASQEAGLSIIHQELNILGNLSIAENIFLGREFTHKWGGIDWRKMFEESDRLLQQLGVPYSSKTMASELSIGELQMIEIAKALSFKSKVIVMDEPTDALTETETSSLFAVIRGLKEKGCGVVYISHRIKEIFEICDDVTVLRDGQFIGEKAVSELSEESLIEMMVGRKLEEQYPYINVPQGNIRLQVENLSGSSIHQTSFELRSSEILGISGLMGAGRTELMKLIYGALPKTAGRIYLNGKLIENRTAQEGLHNGIVYISEDRKNDGLILGMSVKENMSLTALQFLSKFGLVNAELEKTAVDDFILMFNIKTPHRDKLIGELSGGNQQKVAIAKGLMTHPKVLILDEPTRGVDVGAKKEIYQLINQFKAEGLSIIMVSSDMPEILGMSDRILVMREGKISGELSRQDATQEKILSLAIGKDTFDKRINDERTA